The following nucleotide sequence is from Mangifera indica cultivar Alphonso chromosome 17, CATAS_Mindica_2.1, whole genome shotgun sequence.
atctcaagtttccactctttatctttgataatatcaaatacttACTCAAGAGtcgttaaaattaacggaaccctaacacctagaaattttatctctttttgccccccacactttaaaaactaaaagttttccctcaatccaagtttttaaaaactgcattccccccctagggtttccaaacttcagatccaatttttccAACGATAATCGAAGATCTTCAAGCACCTACCCTTCCTCTTCGACGACCCCTCCTTCCGATTGTACACTTTCGATGTTATACGACAtcgtcgtcgacgaagacgacCCGTCTTCGTCTCTGAacgaagacgaatcgtctttgtttagatgaagacgatttgtcttcgttCAGACGAAGACGCTTCGTCTTCGTCGATGACGACTCCTAGGAGGGGAAGACGTTACACGGTCAGAAAGAGGAGACGCCGGGGAGGAAGAGTAGGTTTTTGGAGATCGTCAATCgtcattgaaaaaattgaatctgaagtttggaaaccctaggggggaaaatgtagtttttaaaaacttgggttgggagaaattgttagttgttagagtttgggggtaaaaaataaattaaatttaagtttatttttaatattacaaataaaataacgattttgcccttgAATCTGTTTTTTTAACAGTTCATGGATAGGTAAAtgggcttttcaaagttaacgggtgaGAATCTACAGaaaaagtataccttgggtggcaaatagtcctttggccttttatctaagataaaattattattttaataataatattaaaaaatatataatttttaaaattttttaataatattttttatataaaaaatatacgttattatgtgattaaatattgttttatttttaatttttgattgtttaattttattataatatattattatttatgtataaaaattatatataatattatttatttattttaaattttaaaaattaataattttatttctattaaatttttttattttaaaaaattatttttttaaatttaaattttttctttttcatctctaTCAAACCATTGttgtcaatttattttttatatatatttttatttctttggcCTTTCATTTGAATTAGTGTtagacaaattaaaataaaaagttttaccTAGATGCATTATTATCTAAATAAAACTCTTTGTTTGAACCAAAAATATCATCCGAATGACACATTCATTgtaaacacattttttttttctttaaaaatcatatattattcaACTGAACACATAATCAGGGGTTCATTAATGAGAAGAAGTAAGCGAAAACAAATCCAggacaattttctttctttcggTGGAGCCCCGAATCAAATGTATTGacttttaaagttattttaattgacCCATAAACGACAAGAGCCATGGATGGGCCTGCCCTCAATTTTGGCCTTCCAGACGAATCTCGAATAAAATAGAGAACTCTAGAAAACTCCCGACAAATTCCATCTTCTCTCCTGTCCTGAAATTTATCTCGTTTCTTCCTGTAAATGTACAAAACACCTCCTCCATTTCATCACAAAGCAATACATAAGCTTCATCTTctcataaaagtaaaataaaatcttcCACAAGCGCAAAACAATTGTTTCTTCGATATGGATTTCAGGATCATGGGTTTTGATTCTCCCCTTTTCACGACTCTGCAACACATGATGGACGCGGCCGATCACGAGGCTGACAAGTCGTCCAACGCTTCGACGCGGACTTACGTGAGGGACGCCAAGGCAATGGCAGCGACGCCAGCTGACGTGAAGGAGTATCCCAACTCGTACGTGTTCACAGTGGACATGCCGGGGTTGAAATCAGGGGACATCAAGGTGCAGGTGGAGGACGACAATGCGCTGCTTGTAAGCGGAGAGAGGAAGCGggaggaagagaaagaaggGGTTAAGTATGTGAGAATGGAGAGGAGGGTCGGCAAGTTTATGAGGAAGTTCGTGCTGCCTGAGAATGCAAATACCGACGCCATTTCGGCCCTTTGTCAGGACGGAGTGTTGACTGTTACCGTGGAGAAGTTGCCGCCTCCCAAGTCTAAGAAGCCGAAGACTATTGAAGTTAAAATTGGTTGAAGAGTTTGAAGTGGGCGTGTTTTCACGGCAACAACATATAATTGTGTGTTCTTCAGATGGATCCAGTAAGGATTTTCTTATGGATGTGTGcagtaaaataacaaatatttttttcttttaaattttctgcTGCAAAGTTTGTTTAATATTcccaattaatttattaaactaattGACCAAGTACGTTTAATGTATTTAATTACCCATTTAAGGGCCTCTCATCCTTTCTAGGTCACCCTAATAACCTCTTTTGCCTCAATTTCAGTTAGATATAAGAGACCATTGTCTCTCTTTATGCTAATTTTCATCCGTAGAAATTGATAGGCAACTCCGGGATCCCTCATTCAGAACGTGAGATTCATGAACATTCTTGGAGGTTTTTTACTTCATACTTCTGCAAACAGCCACCGTATCATCAATATAAAGAACTAAACACATAACTAAACTTTAATTAAGTTCTTTGAGATACATAAGTTGTGTTGGGTTGGTTTTCCTCTATGTGGAGGGTGGTTTAATGTTCACTTATTGAAAGTAAAgctaagtaaatttttttttgctcATTTAGAGGAAGGTTAAATTGGTCATCTTGATgactaattaaagaaattaaaaatctaaaagtttaggGTAGAATTGGTTTTTAGAGCATTGAGATTATTGATCAAATTTGGATGGATTGTCTTTTCCCATAAAAATTTGTACTTTTGttctttatttattgttgtaaaAATCAATTCCAGCACCCCTTTTAGTATCCttaatttttgagtttttaatctgTTTAATTAGTTATTAGGATTACCAATTTAGCCTTTCTCTAAGtgagtcaaaaaaaaaaaaaacttatttggatttcaattttaataagtGAACTTATCGACTATATGGAGGGATTTGCCATCCTGACAACCAAACAAtatttttgtagttttttttttttatagcctttattaacatatttgaacTGTTGTCATCGATATGTCTTTTATATAATcttaataactttattttgtGTACATCTCTAATTCAATAATACCTTacattaatatgttttgattttgcATGAAATGTAGAGTTCTTAGCAAGGTAAATAATACTTCGTTTGTCACAAAATAAAACATCTCTCTTGATGGAAACCAAACTCTCCAAAAAACTTCTTTATGCATAGCAACTCTTTACAAGTTTCAGTTACTGCAAATTTTGTCTTTGTTACAGACAATGCaacatatttttgttaaattgattgttAGGAAATAACACCATCTACAAATATGATCAAATAATTCGATACAGATTTGTGGATATCCAATGACTTGTCATATCAAAATCTATATATCCAACAACATTAACTCATCAGATGGTTAGAAATAATTCTATATCCTGCCATTACAACCAATCTAATGTTGCACCCTCCATACACATTAAATACAACAAGTGGGGAATTTAACTCAGGTAAATCAACATAATAACAATACATCTTCATTCTAAAAatcagttttcaaattttaagataatattgattCTAATGCTTAGAGATAACAATATTTCTTACTTACAatcatgttttaaatataaaatatttcacttaagagtaaaaagattgaataGGTTAAGAGTTAATTTAAGGttttattagaatatatttaacagctaaaaaacttattctcacaAAAGGTTTAATGTATTCTCAAATGGATACTTATTAACTATAGAAATGTCAAACTCCTATTCATGAGCTATTAAATGTCAAACTCCTATTCATGagctattaaatttaatataatttgttagtatcaaggataaaattatcatttaattagtaatattaaaaaataaaattttatcttatttttttttttagcttggaaaactaaaaattttcccttaagattgaattttgaaaagttatattttcttaagGTCCCAATTTTTCAAAGAATATCTGGCAAATTGTGAATGCTCTTTTCCTTCTTACAATGTCTCACTGTCTCTCCACTTTTGCTTTCAGCTCTTTCCCATGGCATGATTTTGGCACTTTCTATCGGCTCGTTTGAGACGAAGACAAATGGTCTTAGACGAAGATAACTTGTCTTTGTCTGAACTCGTTTTCATTTGAGCCAAAGAAGAATAGTCTTTATCTTAGACGAATCTTTGTCTCAAACGAAGATAAATTCGTTTGAGGCAAAGACAATTCAAACGAAACATGGTGGTCAAATCGTATATCGTGTATTGAGTATTGTATCGTAATATATCatacaacttttaaaataataataaaaaaatctaattaacactttatcattttagaaaatatcacaaacatccttgaatttttaaggtttctaatatatactcttattatatcatcattttctttaataacTATATCTATCAGTATCtgaatatgtattgtattgtataatatgtccactgtattgtattaatttgataaatttcatgatatatatcattttttatctgtattatattgtattataaaagATGTATCGTATATCGTAAAATACCTATAAATATGGACGAGAGAGCTAGGTGGAGTGAGAAAGTAGGAGAGAGAGAAGCCGATTCAAACAGAGAAGAAAATCAGAGACGACAACAGTCGTCGACAAATGATAAggatagaaaattaaatataaaaaaaaaatgtaaccgtttaaagttaaagttaggagaaaaatattagttttccaatTTTTGGGAGATAAGaataagataaagttttattttttaatattattgataaaataacaattttatttttaaaattaactaattttgttaaaattaataaatcataaaagagagtttgtcattttcataattaaatgaTATCCATTTAGGAATACACTTACCCtagagtgggaataagtcttttgacctatatttaattggttaattaatttaattgtaataaaattgatgttattaattaggaaaattaaaattattacccTTTTTTAAGGGTGATAAAAAATGTATCCCTAATTTGgaggtttaaataaaaatacacatactttaaaggatttaaacaaaaataccctaaatacctatgaaaataccaaaattacccttcctttATTCTATGTTTATgggaattaattaaattatcctttttttaaggatagtaaacaaatttacccctaattttggggtttaaacaaaGTACCcatattttaaaggatttaaacaAAATGACCCCAAAAAAGTTATCAAAACTACAATTTCTCTATGTCTATATAAACTATATCTCTTCCTTTATCTTCAACATATACGATTTTACTCattatctgagagagatttatggagaaagaaaagaagctcGTGATTGAAATTTCGagtgagaagaaaaaagttcgtGATATTGAggtatttatatctattataactttaatcgttattattttattaataatgcaattatatgtagtgttttatataataaattagagttgtGTGTAAAAagtaagttaataaaaattattggggctattttgtaattattataatagtatagattgaaatgatattttactatAAAGGGTGTTAGGGAattagattagataatatttgagagtaaaatgatatattacagTGAAAGGTGTTaggatatattatataatattcaggggtaaaatgatattttcataaattattatcacattaattaaagtatattaatagtcacaatatatagTCGAACTATAGAATTGGTATAATTAtacaatagaaataaaatcacaaaattccaacttaataataaaataatgtaccaCAAATCTGaccatattatttatattgattatatattttattgtatgattAATCTAAATTGTTGGATATGATTCAATTAGATATCATAGAAAACGGATAAAAATAGGtgacaatgtaataaaatatattggaagtaataaaaaattgattaaaattccagaacacacaACATTCGAAGGATTAATCGAAATAGTGAACAACAGATGTAACATAGATCGaaggatatttaacatttagaTAAACATGAAACCAAAGCATCTTAACGATGGCATCCCTGTTGAAATTTCGAATGATAAAGATATTGAAGTTCTTATTAGTCTGTCTAACCTCTTTAAAAAATGTCGTACACCTCAAGTTTTTCGAAAAGATCTGGTTCTGCATACCATTTCTTGAAAATGTTCTCATGCTCGGTACTCGATAACTGCACAACCGGTCTTGTCCATTAGATTTGTTGTTTCAATAGATTTGTGTATGAGATATGGATGAACGGTCCCTTTTTGACAAGTCGACCATAAAGTATGCAAAGATACtataccaaaacaaataatatgccatttaaaattatattaactcgtgagattttcaaatttatttcactACTTTTTGTAAGGCAGGAGTCATCGTTGGAGAATCCACATGTAAGGTTAgatcaactatattaaattttgaaaccgAGTAGAGTTAAATACATGAAATCAGTAAATAAGTAATACATGAAATCATACTTATTAGAGTTATAATGAAAACGTTTATGAAATTTTCTTACCTGAACTATGTTCCCATATATTGGGAGCTAACCACATCGTTAATAACCTCGTCATCCTGAGAGGCAACATCGATTATCTGTTTCCCTTTGTTTGGTGTGCTGAGATAGACTAAATGGATATTTTGTTATAACAACATATAAAAGGtaaatgacaattaatattaacaaaagtaaTAATTTGTATTGGTTAATTTAACAGTTTACCTTAACCACCGTAGAAGGTGATAATAGGGAATTCTTATGGGGTGATCCATCATCATTGACAACATCCTATGACAGTATTAACTTTTCATATCAGTTAATCAAgttgtttaacaaaaattataaagtatgCAGTTAacaatgtacgtacctctaatgtcgaaacaTATATCATCATAGGATCCTCCCTCAATGCAACCTCTACAACAGTAGGATACTATGACAATGTTGATAGTAACAAGTTAATAAGGAGTCGATAATCGGATATATAAATGAGATATAGTATTATCAAACAACATTTTACTTATGAATCATCATTGAAGGTGTCCTGTAacattatcaataatttatattagttaatcaAAGAGTTGCGTCATAAAGATTACAAGGTCTACATTCGATATTATACGTATACCTATTATCAGAGCCGATGGTATCATGGAATTCCTCTTCCCCCCTAGTGCAGCCTCAAAAACGCCAGGGCACTGTCACAACGTCACGATAACTAATTAACAAGGAATAAATCAATGAATGTTAAAttccaatataaaatttacaaacgATGTTATAATTACTTGAACTATCATAAAAGATGTCAACAGGGAAACCTCATGTGATGATCTATCATCTCCTacatcaaaattcaatataagatCCTCCCTAGATGGGCCctcataaaaaaaactaatgttgtaataatatcaacaatcatGAGTTAACAGAagattaaaagtatttttaaagtATCATTTTCAATATACTCACAACGTTTAACACTTACATCGACAGTACGTGGAGATGGAAATGTCAGACCCCTTCTCAATAGTCTGTCGTCATCGTCATGAGAAGACTAtaacaacatatacaattattatagaGTTTATATATTTGCATATGTAAACAACTGGAATATCtgataaattattaacttttttacctgttgGACAATATCTATGTGGTGATGAGATTGTGTATCTTCTGTATAAGTCATCATGCCCTCTACACAACTCATCATATCTTTGATACGACTTATCCTATCTTCGATACAACTTATCTTATTTTCAATATGACTCATTCTATCTTCCATACCAGTGAAccgatctaagataagatttttcTATCGAGTAAACACAACATCAAAgtaatgaatggagaaatcttgTCCACTGATGAGAGGATCATCTGATGTGTGTTTAGTGTTAGGGGGTAGAATAGAGAGCTTCGATGATATACACTTGCTGATCGGGGTCGTAATAGGGTCATCAACAAGAGGCTAGACAAGAGCCTTGATATGTGGCAAAACAATTGTTGGTGAAGTAACGTCAAAAGGACCCAATGATGCATCTCTTGACGAGGATAATGGTAATGTGGATGAAGAAGATTGATTGTCCGATATCCCTATGTATTGAGCGATGTCGTTATACTAGTTTGTAACTTTCTTCGTCGGAGATAAAACTAGTAGGAAATTAATATCATCttgcaaatttttgtttaagtgaaCTTTGTTATTATACTTTATATGTATGTTAATCAATAGCAAATTATTACTTACTGCATCTCTAATAAAGATAGTAGAAAATGAATCCCATCCCAGGATGTCTttcgtgtgccatctcaacatcTGAACAACTCTTAAAACTAGCGAGATATCCATCCATCAGTGTAATATGTCCAGTGTCTCGTATATCTAAAACtacaatttcaacttaaatcggTTACCCTATAAGTTTACAATCGTATTAAACCAAttctattttaatcacaatttttttgaaattaataaatgtcataattaCCTGGAATGCTAATGGAAATCCCATGATACTATATTGTTTTAGTTGGTTTTCCCTCTTCTTTATCATGccaaaatccatagaaattcgAGAGATATTATTACAAATAGAATGATATGTCATGTACCACACTCGTACTTCCTATGGGTATGCATTGAACCTATCAAGACGATCGACCAATTGCAATATTTTCTAGGggattgttttcctcaaatcacttTCTGATaaccccatgtgaagataaaacaacagcGCCAACTTTACTGCATCAGTGTCGTCCTCTCTCCATGACCTCTGTTGGAAAACACGACTCAAATCAGTATATGTAATAGACTTACACctgtgaaaatatgtctggTAGATTCGATTTGTGTCATTCGATGGAATATACATATCACTATCTAACATATGACTAAATCGAAGGTTTATCATAATGGTAAACTCGTACGGATTAAACCTCACGTCAACATCATTAATTTGAAACCATAACTCTTTTTTTGAGATCGCCTTATTTACCGCTATGAGGATGTAAGAGTGTATTAAAATCCCACTAAATCGACTATACTTGAGGTCCAAGAAGTGTCCGAAATAGGTATGtcaaaaaatctataattacCGCTctgttaatgtttttttaatcaaagttctcatatctctatatccacgtaTAGTTATTTGAGCCTTGAAGTATTTTTCTATAGGAAATCTCATTTCATCCTTACCCTcatctctttttcttatttgtcGAGTTCcctgtaacaaaattaaattgcgattatattaattttatatcaattctaAACATAGatgcattattaaaaaaaacagatatcaaatttgaattctacaagtaaaaaatcttaagatgcaaaaatttcaatttgcctattatatgaaaattatcaaaaaagcCCATTATTTTGGATAAAACTCATTCTACCTCACCAAAATCCACCATGCGAATTCGCATGATAGAAAGCTTTGAAAAAATGCGTTTTGCCCCTCACCACGGGAATTCACTAGTCAATCACATGAATTCGCATGGTTGACTGGTGAATTGCATGTCAAcgaacttttcaaaattagaattctGCCCCACCACATGATTCACTGTTTGAAAACTAGCATTTTGACTCCCAACAACCACACAAATATGTGTGAtccaaaaagtttgaaaaatacacaaaatCTCCCTATCTTCATGAAATCTTACCACgtgaattcgtgtggtgagatttTCATTCGCATGGTGACTGTTGATTTTATCTGGTGAGATTTCACTTCCCAAACTTTGGTTTTCAAATGTCATTTCATTAACAATCAACTCTACGACTGATTTAATACAAAAGCtctaaaaaaattgattcaaatcaacaacaaatcaaGTGGTTTCAacaattcattcaatttgaaaccctaaCTGTAAACACCAAAATACCGCATCCAATCTATAAATTCTTTCcctcaaatatataaaaacatgacaagaattattttacta
It contains:
- the LOC123200161 gene encoding 17.9 kDa class II heat shock protein-like, whose protein sequence is MDFRIMGFDSPLFTTLQHMMDAADHEADKSSNASTRTYVRDAKAMAATPADVKEYPNSYVFTVDMPGLKSGDIKVQVEDDNALLVSGERKREEEKEGVKYVRMERRVGKFMRKFVLPENANTDAISALCQDGVLTVTVEKLPPPKSKKPKTIEVKIG